In Fretibacterium sp. OH1220_COT-178, one DNA window encodes the following:
- a CDS encoding ExbD/TolR family protein, with translation MRRRGRKGLELDITPLIDVLFMLIIFFVLTASFVQGRVEVDLPRGEGVPKAEGGALLVSVRADGTVLWGGAAVTSADVPALAS, from the coding sequence ATGAGACGCCGGGGCAGAAAGGGATTGGAGCTGGACATCACCCCCCTGATCGACGTGCTTTTCATGCTCATCATCTTCTTCGTGCTGACCGCCAGTTTCGTGCAGGGACGGGTGGAGGTGGACCTGCCCCGCGGCGAGGGGGTGCCGAAGGCGGAGGGCGGGGCCCTGCTGGTGTCGGTGAGGGCGGACGGCACGGTCCTTTGGGGCGGAGCCGCGGTGACGAGCGCCGACGTCCCCGCTCTGGCCTCGC